Part of the Rhodohalobacter barkolensis genome, TCACGTCGTATCCTTCCTCTTTCGCTTGCTCTTCGGTCATTCCTACAGAAGCAATTTGCGGCTCGCAATAGGTACAGCCAGGAATATTGTTGTAGTTAATCGGATGAGGATTTTCGCCGGCCAGTTGCTCTACGCAAACCGTAGCTTCATGAGAAGCTTTGTGAGCCAGCCATGGAGCACCGATCACATCACCGATGGCGTAAATACCGTCAGCATCGGTTTTGTAAGTGCTCATGTCTACTTTAATAGCGCCTTTTTCGGTTTTCACACCGGCTTTTTCAAGACCGATATCTTCAATATTTCCGGTAACACCCACGGCAGAAAGAACCACATCGGCTTCCACCTCTTCGGTACCTTTCTTGGTCTTAATGGTCGCTTTTACGCCTTTCCCTTTCTTTTCTACTTTTTCAACCGAACTTTCGGTAAAGATATTAATTCCTTTCTTCTTGTAGATCTTGCCGAGCTCTTTCCCAACATCTTTATCCTCAACAGGAACCAGCGTTTTCTGGAGTTCAACCAGGGTCACTTCTGTACCAATGGAGTTGTAGAAATAGGCGAACTCAACGCCAATGGCTCCGGCCCCGATAATCACCATCTTCTTTGGCTGCTTATCAAGCTGCATTGCTTTTTCGGAATCGATGATCATTTCGCCATCGATCTCAAGATTTGGAAGCTGACGCGGACGAGCACCTGTTGCAACGATAAAGTGCTTCGCTTTTACAGTCTCCTGTTCTTTTCCTTTTTCATCCTGAATAGCCAGCTCTTTATTCGATTTGAATACGCCGGTTCCATTCAGTACTTCAATTTTATTGGCTTTCATTAAAAACTGAACGCCTTTGCTCATCTTGTCGGCAACACCGCGGCTTCTTTTAATCATCCCTTCAAAGTTAGGGGAGAACTCTTTTACATCCACTCCATAGTCTGAAGCGTGTGAAACCGTTTCAATTACTTCTGCTGAACGAAGGAGCGCCTTGGTTGGAATACAACCAATATTCAGGCAAACACCGCCTAAAAATCTCTTTTCTACAATTGCAGTTTTAAAGCCCAGTTGAGAAGCGCGAATGGCGGCTACATAACCACCAGGTCCACTTCCAATTACACAAACGTCGAATTCTTTTGCCATGTCGAATTAAGATCTTATGATTTCAATAGTTATTACAGGACCATCCTCTATTCCAAAAATCAGCCCTGCTGCTTGAATACGTATTTAAACAGCACATAAAGTTACGGAATCTAATTCAGATAATTAAATGGATCGACGAGCCAATTCATGATTACAAACCCACGTCACT contains:
- the lpdA gene encoding dihydrolipoyl dehydrogenase, which produces MAKEFDVCVIGSGPGGYVAAIRASQLGFKTAIVEKRFLGGVCLNIGCIPTKALLRSAEVIETVSHASDYGVDVKEFSPNFEGMIKRSRGVADKMSKGVQFLMKANKIEVLNGTGVFKSNKELAIQDEKGKEQETVKAKHFIVATGARPRQLPNLEIDGEMIIDSEKAMQLDKQPKKMVIIGAGAIGVEFAYFYNSIGTEVTLVELQKTLVPVEDKDVGKELGKIYKKKGINIFTESSVEKVEKKGKGVKATIKTKKGTEEVEADVVLSAVGVTGNIEDIGLEKAGVKTEKGAIKVDMSTYKTDADGIYAIGDVIGAPWLAHKASHEATVCVEQLAGENPHPINYNNIPGCTYCEPQIASVGMTEEQAKEEGYDVMVGKFPFSASGKASGLGHEEGFVKVVFDSKYGEWLGCHMIGSHVTELIAEAVVARDLETTGHEIISAVHPHPTMSEAVMEAVAEAYGEGVHLGSKPKKK